Proteins encoded in a region of the Neodiprion lecontei isolate iyNeoLeco1 chromosome 5, iyNeoLeco1.1, whole genome shotgun sequence genome:
- the LOC107222684 gene encoding serine-rich adhesin for platelets isoform X1, whose product MSSHIQKSCVGLEATLSDSKKKYGDKVNALLSAWEHVTNFIPAATPEATQSLIEWVHRHTLKLVLRGEWPKLSPATKTHLGVTLQRCSTHLGHHPAAPRCATLIALVHDPWTRPALDSILNGQPDPRLEDEFCCSEKGELLMMRLRILCEDRCEDIAVNLAAACVRSLRRSDQLRSVCEAQHVQYMTDVYIVLLYKLKRTQDIFAQLKLMDLGEGLELVQRLGGEAPTKYGTARVWKNSTRAAELVAQYLVTAGMVRPVEETGSSTLEQIINSWALLHSKLKDMAPTLPGMIRKLIEPAESAQHIYIFCAVLGKHFGSTIKPLMIELYIRALTTDMNELEVQKVKSEKEKVREIAKRLSTQFLKLADVVVENVGIARECVLTAFSLHPTRLCYDRIREMAIACGKVKADGARIDEINRSDTLASYLDTGQEQIATRRLCSEVTAKNTKPKEVLFSLKSLEKSPRQKEMSSTDGCQLHPKRDPTSNGPLGELCFNCGEFTGVEIVRIKSPDTTSNVERTLDALILIKGDAVTGSANYDEKSAPNQVLDAEKLGVSAQLCDDLAVVLSSPRYHMLSWVLDWKELNTLCEKYLENAEEMRNTNKELKFLNIDYSQFKDWPLEEEANKDVFFGIEKGYEQWADIQSDDSEEFGSFQPAGPYKRSLTRRSLDDTTDSDSSSILRLRRAGRPRKIHRLASTDSDYDEDTNNTESSHFRGVNGTVDESVIIEDETVTDTDTNTQDSQTDSLGSDGCRQDKKPKRKSPTTKEISSKNRGKSKLTVESMSHFHMLVNDNVRRSTEDISSSDISSNDIITLFSADMDDGKCETIKGSSYNPETPLIITEKRSDPAVLKSLRMFRPQNMKKPTRISQILQKNLLNKNKDGSCSNKNTSLSKFSPNMLSNLNLNPKIILTRSDDVNKKMMLPSKKLSPGDITNELLNLQKSRFSQKKNSTIVTDEKSRRCKSNMVSVERDLRVVRNLNSSKHAGSNFDILAKAVRDSDILATHVPGLNTLDMIVPPQVESTVNIVQLSRNIPQSPNSGPVNRGGTPPRNRSSVVSSGIQMPSTPTSSGHDSGVGMSPADRTPPSRSLLQDIGEEANQLPDTPPRANSLASNVEGTSPKLLEEQQGSRCISPDKSPSPTPSPSLALNSGTPTVTIASEQLQIVCKPDGTYRLASVNPTASSSSSSSSSSSTSSHSPHMGQRGMLTLQTLNESNFSQQQLQGRLEDSGTPNRTIYDGLNTMSVKSVHHAGQNTSPGLPKFQQAFRKTIYALTNNTTTVTDSVTTENVSQLTPVSKTTNLSKAVQTSLQNTKTHGGVNTPSITNVPNLQLSTSRQQILNIVHASEGGDRGGAGGTGRGAEEGVNSSDSVGVAVTTSSNVTNPTVTQLVQTTSSPSGVIYTHKMPVTISTTNPSQLNIIPHTISRTVSSQGNRTPVVKLNIIRAPLRQHNIASTIQAVLAGPRVQQNVRHDNLIASPIDVPINQVSSTTLEQLREFESVLEQVKERSTVQPQHQGSNVVTTTVQTQTQTQTQTQTQSQVQTIVQQNQPSSKHHTTSGTLAQQLNLMSRSAVSSNEFSNATSTITFQQEIYPQQKVSLAYVDQTATLTQKVVSTSTPIVVVTSYCQPVASPALSVTSQSSSSPCVTPAPAPVSSAGKTQPSSTTKLGGKKSTSKTVKTSATNTSKAPPVPKPQQKPQEDEQTAQRIYAILDEYAEQLRNSPDLNNKPAPRRRSNPPTNPSQSSKRKKSGSSKSKTPSQQSSELSPGPDDLGRTMGSEDSSSGIVHVQDSPIGTSLADDAQVGTNVEAASVDVKNLTNDSNDAVDMNVKRRNLIFADQTNSVAQPRTVIVQEAVQTASVSVSEALASVTGKLGSTAVLVPGTNYILPMNLMKSGQQFTIVSGGPKLLATVPTTVRTSSTSNVSNALVLQSLLNQAGKIIAQPTQMKQVKVPTLQTLNTGQPLAQQQQQQQQRHHQQHHVTSSPTVVVSQSGAGNQFATDHIERNNSDGNIKVDVPNSVGIPIHETPENATIINKTPTISLIQKNVNDYGSSQQICSVITSSPNLTLQSTRMFNSTISKLSTPTGMKHENVVCLAPPTVTQAPEKNFTQNSENDEIGSGSSLQTEKPVTIQTATIALAFTPQSKVSVISSGQKETRDVTIAGAVDEGERVVSPKSVKRKFDEESSAEMLPKNTNSIIRSAMSATLQNTSKLEAATVESKETSIKEAPDQFLMSGIGVSGGEVSDAQETQARRPSDNVTDVPLRIGNGLLCGNARLQEAWEPERKPSSPDTPWRYVPTSSNQLGLEPLKAYSSREGENSVGSGNGSVHNVVHIINKGQGIEMASGQLYQTTPSSTTTTKKYFINHTLEPFQQYSNRTQIKTQLNPRLDRELAQQRISKAAAIERELKLQKSLSEECEDLGVDEPSTSDLFPEADLLFDTNHSPSFDQSSQDATCSQPVGLKSYNSSVYFRPLDSSSSSRDASPVIDFKAIERRKNTAQRTRAIKDTVKRAKRERNDDTVMKNLSKQAKLDLQEADPSQDESSNSNSDVSSRLSPSICNDVTKDCTVGLERVKMNSRVTSKSSSPSSTSDLLPSSVMKLQDTDDPDSTATNANNMSVASSGDESLTLLGGGTADVTMPSPLSPASGPLLAMHKYTYTNKKRSLCKVTRKDYLSWESPLSDQGRSSSEDDEASSIAESTSSQLGESMIVNGLEDNIDVPTTGSKSTNDYCSSYMNKRRHDKLNVNARVVLNRNDAKGIASSDVLIKRTKNDSMGESGAVSSDKTSEPSDDEGITHHPPHSTDPDCRARRSSLRGHVKKGCACCNGSPERPKKKSVKLDQKLKKRLASKQIVRKR is encoded by the exons ATGTCTTCGCACATACAAAAGTCGTGCGTG GGGCTTGAGGCAACATTAAGTGACAGCAAAAAGAAGTACGGGGACAAGGTGAATGCTCTTTTGTCCGCCTGGGAACATGTTACTAACTTTATACCCGCGGCAACGCCAGAAGCTACGCAATCTCTCATAGAATGGGTTCACAG GCATACTTTGAAGTTGGTATTGCGGGGAGAGTGGCCAAAGTTGTCACCCGCTACAAAGACGCACCTTGGTGTTACGTTGCAGCGGTGCTCTACCCACCTGGGCCATCATCCTGCGGCACCACGCTGCGCTACTCTGATCGCCCTCGTACATGATCCTTGGACTCGTCCTGCCCTTGACAGTATTCTCAATGGCCAGCCAGATCCAAGGCTTGAAGATG AGTTTTGTTGTTCGGAAAAAGGTGAATTATTAATGATGAGACTTCGAATATTGTGTGAGGATCGCTGCGAAGACATAGCGGTCAATTTGGCAGCCGCTTGCGTCCGTTCGCTTCGCCGAAGCGATCAGTTAAGATCAGTCTGCGAAGCTCAACATGTGCAATACATGACTGACGTGTATATCGTTCTATTGTACAAGCTCAAACGCACGCAAGACATATTCGCTCAA CTAAAATTAATGGATCTTGGAGAGGGTTTGGAATTGGTCCAGAGGCTCGGAGGTGAAGCACCGACCAAATATGGAACGGCAAGAGTGTGGAAAAACTCGACACGAGCTGCAGAGTTGGTAGCGCAGTATTTGGTTACTGCCGGAATGGTTAGGCCTGTTGAAGAGACAGGATCCTCGACTCTTGAGCAAATTATAAATTCCTGGGCTCTGCTTCACTCAAAGCTTAAGGACATGGCTCCGACGTTACCTGGAATGATACGAAAACTCATAGAACCTGCCGAAAGTGCGCAGcacatttatattttctgtGCTGTACTTGGCAAACAT TTTGGATCGACCATCAAGCCACTCATGATTGAACTTTACATACGGGCGTTAACGACAGATATGAACGAATTGGAGGTGCAGAAGGTAAAATCGGAGAAGGAGAAGGTGCGAGAAATTGCAAAGCGGTTGAGCACGCAGTTTTTGAAATTAGCTGATGTTGTCGTCGAGAATGTTGGGATAGCTAGAGAATGCGTGCTTACGGCCTTTTCTCTCCACCCCACGCGACTTTGCTACGACAGAATCCGTGAAATGGCAATTGCTTGCGGTAAGGTAAAAGCGGACGGTGCTCGAATTGACGAGATTAATCGCTCCGACACGTTGGCAAGTTATCTGGACACAGGACAGGAACAAATTGCCACTCGACGCTTGTGTTCAGAGGTAACAGCAAAGAATACCAAGCCAAAAGAAGTATTATTCTCTTTAAAAAGCTTAGAAAAATCTCCACGTCAAAAAGAGATGAGCAGTACAGACGGGTGCCAATTACATCCGAAACGTGATCCAACATCAAATGGTCCGCTTGGTGAGCTCTGTTTTAACTGTGGTGAATTCACAGGGGTTGAAATAGTGAGGATAAAGTCACCTGACACAACGTCCAATGTCGAGCGAACCCTTGATGCTCTAATACTGATAAAGGGAGATGCTGTCACAGGCTCAGCTAATTACGACGAGAAGTCTGCACCTAATCAGGTACTGGATGCTGAAAAATTGGGTGTATCGGCGCAATTGTGCGATGACTTGGCCGTTGTGCTGAGCAGTCCACGTTATCATATGCTCAGCTGGGTTCTGGATTGGAAAGAATTGAACACTTTGTGTGAAAAGTATTTAGAAAATGCTGAAGAAATGCGTAACACCAATAAGGAATTAAAATTCTTGAACATTGACTATTCGCAGTTTAAAGACTGGCCGCTCGAGGAAGAAGCTAACAAAGACGTATTTTTTGGCATAGAAAAAGGATACGAGCAATGGGCTGATATACAGTCAGACGATTCGGAAGAATTTGGTAGTTTTCAACCAGCTGGGCCATACAAGAGGTCATTGACAAGAAGAAGCCTGGACGATACTACTGATTCCGACAGTAGTAGCATTCTGAGGCTTCGCCGTGCAGGTAGACcaagaaaaattcacagacTTGCATCGACTGACAGTGACTACGACGAAGATACCAACAACACCGAATCCTCTCATTTTCGGGGAGTCAACGGAACTGTCGACGAATCAGTTATAATAGAGGATGAAACGGTGACAGACACTGATACAAATACTCAGGATAGCCAAACGGATAGCCTCGGTAGTGACGGATGTAGGCAAGATAAAAAACCAAAGAGAAAATCACCTACTACTAAAGAAATCAGCAGTAAAAACCGTGGCAAGTCGAAGCTCACTGTAGAATCGATGTCGCATTTTCACATGCTTGTCAATGACAATGTAAGACGTTCTACAGAGGACATAAGCAGCTCTGACATAAGCAGCAACGACATAATAACGCTATTCTCTGCGGATATGGACGACGGCAAGTGCGAAACCATCAAGGGATCCTCGTATAATCCTGAGACACCGCTCATCATTACAGAAAAGCGGAGCGACCCAGCAGTACTAAAATCTTTGCGAATGTTCCGGCCCCAAAACATGAAAAAACCGACAAGGATCAGTCAGATTCTGCAGAAGAATTTATTGAACAAGAATAAAGACGGAAGTTGTAGCAATAAAAACACGAGCTTATCCAAATTTTCACCCAATATGTTGAGTAATTTGAACCTAAATCCAAAGATTATTTTAACCCGAAGCGATGAcgtcaacaaaaaaatgatGCTACCGTCAAAAAAACTGAGCCCCGGTGACATTACGAATGAATTGTTAAACCTGCAAAAGAGTAGATTTTcccaaaagaaaaattctacgATTGTCACAGACGAGAAAAGTCGCAGATGCAAAAGTAACATGGTGTCTGTTGAAAGGGATTTAAGGGTCGTCAGAAACTTGAACTCTAGCAAGCATGCCGGTTCGAACTTCGACATTCTTGCCAAGGCTGTGAGAGATTCGGACATATTGGCCACACATGTGCCTGGCTTGAACACTCTCGATATGATTGTACCGCCGCAAGTTGAATCAACTGTAAATATAGTTCAACTGTCCCGTAATATCCCACAAAGTCCGAATTCCGGTCCTGTAAACAGAGGTGGTACGCCACCAAGAaatcgttcgtctgtagtcagTAGTGGTATTCAAATGCCAAGTACTCCAACATCAAGCGGACATGACAGCGGCGTTGGCATGAGCCCAGCAGATCGTACACCTCCATCTAGGTCCTTGCTTCAGGACATTGGTGAAGAAGCCAACCAACTTCCCGATACTCCACCGCGTGCAAACTCTTTGGCATCAAACGTTGAAGGTACAAGTCCCAAACTACTCGAAGAGCAACAGGGCAGCAGATGTATTTCCCCAGACAAATCGCCATCGCCCACACCCTCACCCTCGCTTGCTTTGAACTCGGGAACGCCTACTGTTACTATAGCCTCTGAACAATTGCAAATTGTTTGCAAACCCGACGGAACGTACCGGTTGGCCTCGGTGAACCCCACCgcatcctcgtcctcgtcatcttcatcttcgtcgtcgacgtcgtcTCACTCACCTCATATGGGGCAGCGAGGCATGCTCACACTTCAGACATTGAATGAAAGTAATTTCTCACAGCAACAGTTGCAGGGACGATTAGAAGATTCGGGCACTCCCAATAGGACAATATATGATGGACTCAATACCATGAGTGTTAAATCTGTACATCATGCTGGCCAAAATACTTCGCCAGGCTTGCCCAAATTTCAGCAAGCATTCCGTAAAACCATATACGCACTGACAAATAACACCACAACTGTCACTGATTCTGTTACAACAGAGAATGTATCACAGCTGACCCCTGTATCAAAAACAACGAATCTGTCAAAGGCCGTACAGACTTCCTTACAAAACACTAAAACCCATGGCGGAGTTAACACTCCGTCGATAACTAATGTTCCGAATTTACAATTGTCAACATCGAGGCAGCAAATATTGAACATAGTGCACGCGTCGGAGGGCGGAGATAGGGGAGGAGCGGGAGGAACGGGACGAGGCGCTGAAGAAGGAGTGAACAGTAGCGATAGTGTGGGTGTTGCAGTCACAACGTCTAGTAATGTCACCAATCCAACTGTGACGCAACTTGTTCAAACGACGTCATCACCCTCGGGTGTAATATATACGCACAAGATGCCAGTCACAATATCCACGACTAATCCCAGCCAGCTTAATATCATTCCACACACCATATCTCGCACAGTTTCATCTCAAGGTAATAGAACACCAGTGGTAAAGTTGAATATAATAAGGGCACCGTTGAGACAGCATAATATTGCAAGTACTATACAGGCGGTATTGGCAGGGCCACGAGTCCAGCAAAATGTTCGTCACGATAATCTAATCGCTTCCCCCATCGACGTTCCGATAAATCAAGTCAGCTCGACGACATTGGAACAACTACGAGAATTCGAAAGCGTTCTGGAACAAGTCAAGGAACGAAGTACCGTGCAACCTCAGCATCAAGGCTCCAATGTTGTAACAACGACTGTACAGACGCAAACTCAAACCCAGACCCAGACCCAAACCCAGTCACAGGTGCAAACAATCGTGCAACAGAATCAGCCAAGTAGCAAACATCACACGACATCCGGTACACTCGCCCAACAGCTGAATCTAATGTCGCGATCAGCGGTGTCGAGTAATGAATTCTCAAATGCAACTAGCACTATTACATTTCAACAAGAAATCTACCCTCAGCAAAAAGTATCACTGGCCTATGTCGATCAGACAGCTACTCTCACTCAGAAAGTTGTCTCGACATCAACCCCTATTGTTGTTGTGACCAGTTACTGCCAACCAGTAGCCTCCCCGGCATTGAGCGTAACCTCTCAAAGTTCATCCAGCCCGTGCGTAACACCAGCTCCGGCACCCGTGTCATCTGCAGGAAAAACACAACCATCTTCAACCACGAAACTAGGTGGGAAAAAGTCGACCTCGAAAACGGTAAAGACGAGCGCGACGAACACTTCTAAAGCACCACCTGTGCCCAAGCCACAACAGAAGCCGCAAGAGGATGAGCAAACCGCTCAGCGAATATACGCAATTCTCGACGAGTATGCAGAGCAGCTGAGAAATTCCCCAGATCTTAACAATAAGCCAGCTCCTAGAAGAAGGTCGAATCCGCCAACAAACCCTAGCCAATCGTCGAAGCGTAAAAAGTCCGGTTCGAGCAAATCGAAAACACCCAGCCAGCAGAGTTCCGAGCTGAGTCCTGGCCCTGATGACCTCGGTCGTACCATGGGTAGCGAGGATTCATCGTCAGGCATTGTTCACGTGCAAGACAGTCCCATTGGCACATCACTGGCGGACGATGCACAAGTAGGAACAAATGTGGAGGCAGCCTCGGTtgatgttaaaaatttgacCAACGACTCTAATGATGCGGTCGACATGAACGTCAAGCGAAGAAATCTGATATTTGCAGATCAAACCAATTCCGTTGCACAGCCGAGAACTGTTATTGTGCAGGAAGCAGTACAGACAGCATCTGTAAGCGTCAGTGAAGCCCTTGCCTCGGTTACAGGGAAACTTGGCAGCACAGCTGTATTGGTACCAGGTACAAACTATATTCTTCCAATGAATCTTATGAAGAGTGGACAGCAGTTCACAATAGTTTCGGGTGGCCCGAAACTTCTCGCTACCGTTCCTACTACCGTGAGAACAAGCAGCACCAGCAACGTATCGAACGCTTTGGTTCTTCAATCATTATTGAATCAAGCTGGTAAAATAATTGCTCAACCGACTCAGATGAAGCAAGTCAAAGTACCGACACTTCAAACCTTGAACACCGGCCAACCATTGgcgcaacagcaacagcaacagcaacagcgaCACCACCAACAACATCACGTCACCTCCAGTCCAACGGTTGTTGTATCCCAGAGTGGTGCTGGAAATCAGTTTGCTACCGATCATATAGAGAGGAACAATAGCGATGGAAACATCAAGGTCGATGTGCCAAACTCTGTGGGTATACCCATACACGAAACACCAGAGAATGcaacaataatcaataaaacGCCAACAATCAGTCTGATACAAAAGAACGTCAACGATTATGGATCAAGCCAACAGATATGCAGTGTCATAACAAGCAGTCCAAATCTAACGCTCCAAAGCACGAGAATGTTCAATTCTACAATAAGTAAGCTTTCCACACCAACAGGAATGAAGCACGAAAACGTCGTTTGCTTGGCGCCACCTACAGTCACGCAAGcacctgaaaaaaattttactcagaACAGTGAGAACGATGAAATTGGTAGCGGCAGTAGTTTACAGACTGAAAAACCTGTTACCATACAAACGGCGACAATAGCCTTGGCATTTACACCTCAGTCAAAAGTATCGGTGATAAGTTCAGGACAGAAGGAAACACGAGACGTCACAATCGCTGGTGCAGTAGACGAGGGCGAAAGAGTTGTATCGCCAAAGTCAGTCAAGAGGAAATTTGACGAGGAATCCTCTGCAGAAATGTTACCAAAAAATACGAATTCTATCATTAGGTCAGCAATGTCTGCAACTCTACAAAACACTTCTAAATTAG AGGCTGCAACTGTAGAGAGTAAAGAAACATCAATAAAAGAGGCACCCGATCAGTTTCTCATGAGTGGCATAGGTGTTAGCGGTGGGGAAGTCTCTGATGCCCAAGAAACTCAGGCGCGAAGACCGAGTGATAACGTTACTGATGTACCATTGCGGATTGGCAACGGGCTTTTGTGCGGGAACGCGAGACTGCAGGAAGCTTGGGAACCAGAGCGGAAACCATCATCGCCTGACACGCCTTGGAGATACGTCCCGACATCTTCAAATCAACTAGGACTTGAGCCATTGAAGGCTTACTCTTCACGAGAAGGCGAAAATTCCGTGGGTAGTGGCAATGGTAGCGTACACAACGTCGTCCATATAATAAACAAAGGCCAAGGCATAGAGATGGCGAGTGGTCAACTTTATCAAACTACTCCCTCatcgacgacaacgacgaaaAAGTACTTCATTAATCACACCCTAGAACCATTTCAGCAATATTCAAATAGAACACAGATAAAGACGCAACTGAATCCGCGCTTAGACCGCGAACTCGCGCAGCAGAGGATCAGCAAGGCGGCAGCCATCGAGCGTGAATTGAAATTGCAGAAAAGTTTGTCGGAAGAGTGCGAAGACTTGGGAGTCGATGAGCCTAGCACAAGTGATCTGTTTCCAGAGGCAGATCTGCTATTTGACACAAACCACTCACCGTCATTTGATCAATCATCTCAGGATGCTACCTGTAGCCAACCTGTGGGATTAAAGTCCTATAATTCATCCGTATATTTTCGCCCTCTCGATTCGTCCAGCAGCAGTAGGGATGCAAGTCCTGTTATTGACTTTAAGGCGATTGAGCGTAGAAAAAACACTGCTCAAAGAACACGAGCTATAAAAGATACAGTAAAAAGAGCTAAGCGTGAGCGAAATGACGACACGGttatgaaaaatctttcgaaaCAGGCGAAGCTTGATCTGCAGGAAGCGGACCCAAGCCAGGACGAAAGTTCAAACAGTAATTCAGATGTCTCCAGTCGTCTTTCCCCATCCATCTGTAACGATGTAACCAAAGACTGTACAGTCGGTCTTGAGCGTGTGAAGATGAATTCCCGTGTCACTTCCAAGTCAAGCTCCCCAAGCAGTACCTCTGACCTACTGCCTTCCTCGGTGATGAAACTTCAAGACACAGATGACCCCGACTCAACTGCGACAAATGCCAACAACATGTCGGTGGCAAGCTCAGGTGATGAAAGCTTAACCCTTTTGGGTGGCGGTACGGCCGATGTAACAATGCCGTCGCCCCTTTCACCGGCTAGCGGTCCATTATTGGCGATGCACAAGTATACTTATACTAACAAAAAGCGATCCCTATGCAAGGTGACACGCAAGGATTATCTGTCGTGGGAAAGCCCGTTGTCCGATCAAGGCAGGTCGAGCAGCGAAGATGATGAAGCTTCCAGCATTGCCGAGTCGACGAGTAGCCAACTAGGGGAAAGTATGATAGTAAACGGTTTGGAGGACAACATTGATGTCCCAACCACAGGTAGTAAATCCACAAACGATTATTGTTCGTCATACATGAACAAGCGTCGTCACGATAAGCTGAATGTAAACGCGAGGGTTGTGCTGAATCGTAATGATGCTAAAGGTATTGCCAGTAGTGATGTGCTTATTAAACGCACAAAGAATGACTCGATGGGTGAATCCGGCGCAGTCTCGAGTGATAAAACTTCCGAACCCTCCGACGACGAAGGCATCACTCATCATCCACCCCATTCCACAGACCCCGACTGTCGCGCAAGAAGATCCAGTCTTCGTGGTCACGTGAAGAAGGGATGTGCGTGCTGTAACGGCTCTCCGGAAAGACCGAAAAAAAAGTCTGTGAAGTTGGACCAGAAACTCAAGAAGAGATTGGCATCGAAACAAATAGTCAGGAAGAGGTAG